In the Helianthus annuus cultivar XRQ/B chromosome 11, HanXRQr2.0-SUNRISE, whole genome shotgun sequence genome, one interval contains:
- the LOC118484335 gene encoding uncharacterized protein LOC118484335 isoform X2, whose protein sequence is MSYSGYSPAPSATFERSPSIDPTKHVSYASEPTAPTASSVHNGRSEPQLTATSQSLVPPGQEDVRQLMKSANQISDSGLNSTSFGQPPGRSGEVHNIMSANEVTGKVASEAKAPTFTPIVERDQSNKGLESNEAEGDNDNQQQEHVGVSMVGKKFKPVNPEAYDVEDDDDEY, encoded by the coding sequence ATGAGTTACAGCGGCTATTCTCCAGCTCCCTCGGCTACCTTCGAACGCTCGCCCAGCATCGATCCCACGAAGCACGTCAGCTACGCATCTGAGCCAACAGCTCCGACCGCCTCATCTGTTCATAATGGACGTTCCGAACCTCAGTTGACAGCTACTAGTCAGAGCTTGGTGCCTCCAGGACAAGAAGATGTACGCCAACTGATGAAGTCAGCTAATCAAATTAGCGACAGTGGGTTGAATTCAACCAGTTTTGGTCAACCACCGGGGCGTTCAGGTGAAGTGCACAATATCATGTCTGCAAATGAAGTCACCGGAAAAGTTGCTAGTGAAGCAAAAGCGCCCACATTCACCCCCATTGTTGAACGAGATCAGAGTAACAAGGGATTAGAATCCAATGAAGCTGAGGGGGATAATGATAATCAACAACAGGAGCATGTCGGAGTGAGTATGGTTGGAAAGAAGTTCAAGCCGGTTAACCCGGAGGCATACGATGTGGaggatga
- the LOC118484335 gene encoding uncharacterized protein LOC118484335 isoform X1, which translates to MSYSGYSPAPSATFERSPSIDPTKHVSYASEPTAPTASSVHNGRSEPQLTATSQSLVPPGQEDVRQLMKSANQISDSGLNSTSFGQPPGRSGEVHNIMSANEVTGKVASEAKAPTFTPIVERDQSNKGLESNEAEGDNDNQQQEHVGVSMVGKKFKPVNPEAYYVEDEDDDDEY; encoded by the coding sequence ATGAGTTACAGCGGCTATTCTCCAGCTCCCTCGGCTACCTTCGAACGCTCGCCCAGCATCGATCCCACGAAGCACGTCAGCTACGCATCTGAGCCAACAGCTCCGACCGCCTCATCTGTTCATAATGGACGTTCCGAACCTCAGTTGACAGCTACTAGTCAGAGCTTGGTGCCTCCAGGACAAGAAGATGTACGCCAACTGATGAAGTCAGCTAATCAAATTAGCGACAGTGGGTTGAATTCAACCAGTTTTGGTCAACCACCGGGGCGTTCAGGTGAAGTGCACAATATCATGTCTGCAAATGAAGTCACCGGAAAAGTTGCTAGTGAAGCAAAAGCGCCCACATTCACCCCCATTGTTGAACGAGATCAGAGTAACAAGGGATTAGAATCCAATGAAGCTGAGGGGGATAATGATAATCAACAACAGGAGCATGTCGGAGTGAGTATGGTTGGAAAGAAGTTCAAGCCGGTTAACCCGGAG